A window of the Pecten maximus chromosome 19, xPecMax1.1, whole genome shotgun sequence genome harbors these coding sequences:
- the LOC117318170 gene encoding uncharacterized protein LOC117318170, whose amino-acid sequence MAEKASMSQADDQQYKIRILYSDMVLHLSEMISPNMKLTWHRLLTALDPLLPHVLHGDDITYIGDILEKLRAKGKIDPMKVSFEKLYDALLKVDVGAAKVVKETSIQIKALLSKEGASPDHVGQEEDATLEVEATDQYLSTERDWQFYLDWMSDKIHDEISPVATHLSISLDKQKQIEKDNNIEHEKCFHVLWEWSRSRKNDMDKVKALYQALIFADRADIAEDLIPKPAMYKSESDNIPHPNKKLIEKDLLIVSKKIGALYPSLARYFGINESVIHDSKYKTDALNAQSLEVLLKCFRQTLLQTRQQLCDGLHYKNRRDIIDLLIQEWSFT is encoded by the exons ATGGCCGAAAAAGCAAGT ATGTCCCAAGCTGATGATCAGCAGTACAAAATCAGAATATTATATTCTGATATGGTGCTACATCTGAGTGAGATGATCAGCCCAAATATGAAATTGACCTGGCACAGACTTTTGACAGCACTGGACCCATTGTTACCTCATGTACTCCATGGTGACGACATTACATATATTGGAGACATACTTGAGAAGCTGAGGGCAAAAGGAAAGATTGATCCTATGAAAGTTTCCTTTGAGAAACTCTATGATGCACTCCTTAAAGTTGATGTTGGTGCAGCAAAAGTTGTTAAGGAGACTTCAATCCAGATAAAAGCACTTCTGTCTAAAG AGGGTGCCAGCCCGGACCATGTTGGCCAGGAGGAAGACGCTACGCTGGAGGTTGAGGCCACTGATCAATATCTCAGTACCGAAAGAG ACTGGCAATTCTATCTGGATTGGATGTCAGACAAAATACACGATGAAATAAGCCCTGTTGCAACTCATCTATCAATCTCATTGGATAAACAGAAACAGATTGAAAAAGATAATAATATCGAACATGAAAAGTGCTTTCACGTGTTATGGGAATGGTCTCGGAGCAGAAAAAACGATATGGACAAAGTTAAGGCCTTGTATCAGGCATTGATTTTTGCAGACAGAGCAGACATAGCAGAAGACCTAATTCCAAAGCCAGCAATGTACAAGTCTGAAAGTGATAACATTCCACATCCGAATAAAAAACTGATTGAAAAGGACTTATTGATAGTGTCCAAGAAAATAGGAGCACTTTATCCGTCGCTGGCAAGATATTTCGGAATCAACGAAAGCGTAATACATGACTCAAAATATAAAACGGATGCGTTAAATGCACAATCATTGGAAGTTCTTCTGAAATGTTTCAGACAAACACTTCTTCAAACACGGCAGCAGCTATGTGATGGTCTTCATTATAAAAATCGCAGAGATATAATTGATTTGCTGATACAGGAATGGAGTTTCACTTGA